A single genomic interval of Helianthus annuus cultivar XRQ/B chromosome 6, HanXRQr2.0-SUNRISE, whole genome shotgun sequence harbors:
- the LOC110864904 gene encoding reticulocalbin-2, with translation MGKLSVIIYITVALFLLLLISHSPNKSHRNNHHRRHRRLKLRSNFTTTTPSDHHISFDPLVADIERKREDKLWEKTHYFENNNNEPEHEPAPGMEAQPEWEDFIDAEDYLNDEHKFNITHRLVVLFPSIDVDPTDGFVTEHELTEWNLEQSQREVLHRSQREMELHDKNRDGLVSFEEYQPPSWVRDSDNSSFGYDMGWWKEEHFNASDADGDGFLNITEFNDFQHPADTKNPKLLQWLCKEEVRERDSDRDGKINFKEFFHGLFDLVRNYDDEAHNSSHESTDSLESPARNFFAQLDKDGDRYLSDVELLSIIGKLHPSERYYAKQQADYIISQADTDKDGRLSLAEMIDSPYVFYSAIFNEDEDEDYEYHDEFR, from the exons aTGGGCAAACTCTCAGTCATAATCTACATCACAGTAGCCTTATTCCTCCTCCTATTAATCTCACATTCCCCCAACAAATCCCACCGGAACAACCACCACCGGCGCCACCGCCGCCTCAAACTCCGGTCCAACTTCACCACCACAACCCCATCAGACCACCACATCTCATTCGACCCACTAGTCGCCGACATTGAGCGCAAACGAGAAGACAAACTATGGGAAAAGACCCACTATTTTGAAAACAATAATAATGAACCGGAACATGAACCGGCGCCTGGAATGGAGGCGCAGCCGGAATGGGAGGATTTTATTGATGCGGAAGATTACTTGAATGATgaacacaagtttaatattacTCATAGGTTGGTGGTGTTGTTTCCCAGTATTGATGTAGATCCTACTGACGGTTTTGTGACGGAACATGAGTTGACTGAGTGGAATCTTGAGCAGTCTCAAAGGGAGGTGTTGCATCGGAGTCAACGGGAGATGGAGTTGCATGATAAGAATCGTGATGGCTTGGTTTCTTTTGAGGAGTATCAGCCGCCCAGTTGGGTTCGTGATTCCG ATAATAGTTCATTTGGGTATGATATGGGTTGGTGGAAAGAGGAGCATTTTAATGCATCTGACGCTGACGGGGATGGTTTTCTGAATATAACCGAGTTCAATGA CTTTCAACATCCTGCAGACACTAAAAATCCAAAACTTCTTCAGTGGCTGTGCAAGGAGGAAGTAAG GGAAAGAGATAGCGACAGAGATGGTAAGATAAATTTCAAAGAGTTCTTCCATGGACTCTTTGACCTGGTAAGAAACTATGATGACGAAGCTCATAATTCTTCGCATGAATCTACTGATTCATTGGAATCCCCGGCAAGAAACTTTTTCGCGCAGCTTGACAAAGACGGTGACAG ATACTTGTCTGATGTGGAACTGTTATCTATCATTGGAAAGCTTCATCCATCAGAGCGATATTATGCTAAACAGCAGGCGGATTATATTATATCACAG GCTGATACAGATAAAGATGGGCGGTTGTCATTGGCAGAAATGATCGACAGTCCATATGTATTTTATAGCGCCATCTTCaatgaggatgaagatgaagattaTGAATACCATGATGAGTTTCGTTAA
- the LOC110864903 gene encoding protein PAT1 homolog 2, with protein sequence MDRSGSSIIRASSNGKLFDASQYAFFGQDSLGKADFGCLEGEEDNSLNGPGDDEYRLFNREEESGLVGSLSDLDDLSTIFSKLNRSVSGPRHPGVIGDRGSGSGSISRESSAASEWLQERELTDWVDQHISDTETYQGNKRWSSQPHLYSDAKSLYRASSCPQEHQFVNDPGLIPDPSFPSFASNISSPHQHLQLPNLSPAISNPQLAFLENNNNLQLSGALHGSRGYNGSGSHLISAGFSGYSQPQNWTNHMLYVDHAGLQQKLLHNGSLPPQFMAPRHHSVGPFSPLQLSPLSSLPLHLSNLKTKPTQKSGRHSGRLSRQGSDGNKKSDKDKHRVQFKSKYMSAEEIESVIKMQHASTHSNDPYIDDYYHQARVARNSSDSKSKTRFCPSHLKDSSSKSSRNSTETKNTFSIDAQGRVSLPFIRRPQPLLEVHPPAGTEEKTSERSLEQEPMLAARITIEDSLCLLLDVDDIDRLLQFTQPQDNGVQMRQRRQILLEGLATSLQLVDPLGKKSNSVGLTPKDDIVFLRLASLPKGRKLISKYLGLLLPNSDLARIVCMTIFRHLRFLFGGLPSDREASLTVTGLVKIVSTCIGSMDLNSLSACLAAVVCSSEQPPLRPLGSPSGDGASVILKVVLDRATQLLTNPQVSTDPRLQNPKLWQASFDAFFGLLTKYCLSKYDSFVQAMCTWTPPSDENIVSDAASGINGEMPVELLRASLPHTDSNQKKMLLDFLQRSMSVSGLTTDGPPAVRPALCLSEDVIESVVQ encoded by the exons ATGGACCGATCTGGTAGCAGCATCATTCGGGCTTCATCAA ATGGCAAACTctttgatgcatcacagtatgcTTTTTTCGGTCAAGATAGTTTAGGTAAGGCTGATTTTGGGTGTTTAGAAGGTGAAGAAGATAATTCACTAAATGGACCTGGCGATGATGAATACCGTTTGTTTAATAGAGAAGag GAGTCAGGGCTTGTTGGCTCTCTATCAGACTTAGATGATCTGTCAACTATATTTTCAAAG TTGAACAGATCAGTTAGTGGACCTAGGCACCCTGGAGTTATTGGTGACAGAGGATCAGGATCTGGATCTATTTCAAGGGAAA GTTCAGCTGCCTCTGAATGGCTACAAGAAAGAGAGTTAACCGATTGGGTGGATCAACACATCTCCGACACCGAAACCTATCAAGGAAACAAAAGATGGTCATCACAACCACATCTCTACTCAGACGCAAAATCGTTGTACAGAGCTTCATCTTGCCCTCAAGAACATCAGTTCGTCAATGATCCCGGATTGATACCCGACCCGTCATTCCCTTCCTTCGCTTCTAATATCTCCTCGCCACATCAGCATTTACAGCTTCCGAATCTTTCTCCCGCCATCTCTAATCCCCAGTTAGCCTTTTTAGAGAATAACAATAATCTGCAGTTAAGCGGGGCCCTTCATGGATCCCGGGGTTATAATGGGAGTGGGTCCCACCTAATCTCAGCTGGCTTTTCCGGTTATTCTCAGCCGCAAAACTGGACCAATCATATGCTATATGTTGACCATGCAGGTCTACAACAGAAATTGCTTCATAACGGGTCGCTACCCCCACAGTTTATGGCGCCACGTCATCACTCGGTTGGTCCTTTTTCACCACTCCAACTGAGTCCACTCTCTTCTCTTCCACTACACTTAAGTAATCTGAAAACGAAACCAACACAAAAGAGCGGTAGGCACAGTGGCCGTCTTTCCCGCCAGGGATCTGACGGTAATAAGAAAAGTGATAAAGATAAACATCGGGTACAATTCAAGTCGAAATATATGAGTGCGGAAGAGATTGAATCCGTTATTAAGATGCAACATGCTTCGACTCATAGCAACGACCCTTATATCGACGATTATTATCATCAAGCCCGTGTTGCTAGAAATTCTTCTGATTCAAAATCGAAAACGCGTTTCTGTCCCTCACATCTTAAAGATTCTTCTTCCAAGTCTTCACGTAATAGTACGGAAACGAAAAATACTTTCAGTATCGATGCTCAGGGAAGGGTTTCGCTTCCGTTCATCCGTAGGCCCCAGCCGCTTCTTGAAGTTCACCCGCCAGCTGGCACTGAAGAGAAAACATCTGAGAGATCATTAGAACAAGAACCGATGCTTGCAGCCAGAATTACAATTGAGGACAGCCTCTGTCTTCTTCTCGATGTGGATGACATCGATCGTCTCCTGCAATTTACGCAGCCTCAAGATAACGGTGTTCAAATGAGGCAAAGACGACAGATTCTTCTTGAAGGGTTGGCCACATCGCTCCAGCTTGTTGACCCCCTTGGAAAAAAGTCAAACTCAGTTGGGTTGACTCCGAAGGACGATATTGTCTTTTTACGGTTAGCGTCTCTTCCCAAGGGTCGGAAACTCATTTCAAAATATCTTGGACTTCTCTTGCCAAACAGTGACCTTGCACGAATAGTATGCATGACCATTTTCCGTCATTTAAGGTTTCTGTTTGGCGGTCTTCCTTCTGACCGTGAAGCTTCTTTGACTGTTACCGGTTTAGTCAAAATCGTCTCCACGTGTATTGGGTCAATGGATCTTAATTCTCTGAGTGCTTGTCTAGCGGCAGTAGTGTGTTCTTCAGAGCAACCACCACTTCGGCCACTCGGGAGCCCTTCTGGTGACGGGGCTTCGGTTATTCTCAAAGTGGTTTTGGACCGGGCCACCCAGTTGTTAACTAACCCTCAAGTTTCAACCGACCCCAGGTTGCAAAACCCGAAACTTTGGCAGGCTTCGTTTGATGCGTTTTTTGGGCTTCTTACGAAATACTGTTTATCAAAATATGATAGTTTCGTGCAAGCTATGTGTACATGGACCCCACCGAGCGATGAAAATATCGTTTCAGACGCGGCTAGTGGCATCAATGGGGAAATGCCGGTTGAGCTGCTGCGTGCTAGTCTTCCACACACGGATAGTAATCAGAAGAAAATGTTGCTTGATTTCTTACAACGGTCCATGAGTGTTTCTGGGTTGACTACAGACGGACCACCAGCGGTCAGGCCAGCATTGTGCCTGTCAGAGGATGTTATCGAAAGCGTTGTACAATGA